The Juglans regia cultivar Chandler chromosome 10, Walnut 2.0, whole genome shotgun sequence genome includes the window CCAGTAGGGTTCGGGCCCAAGCCCAATAATGCGAAAAATGCAGGCCATTCATACAGTAggcaaatactaaaaaaatcattactttTCCTGTGCATAAGATGTATCTACATAAATGAGAGGCCCATATAGATCATCAACGAGATTAATTTACACttcaactcaaaaataaaaaaacacactttaattttcacattaacCGGCTTAGTTTCATaatatcttactactatttattattattttttattacaattcactactatttaatattctatcattactttttcattaatttttcactattatttacagaatactTTGAGAATATCTCACTGTCGACTTCTCCCAATTCATTTTATCacgttataagaaaaatgagtatttataacgaattatttataatgagattaaagtcattttaacaaaaaataactatctacaaataaacatttttattgGATGAATTTAACCAAGTTTGAAATGAATTTTCATCCTTTTAAGTAATTGTCCTGTATGAATCATCTGATTCACTTCGCccgaaaattgaaaattttatggtACGAAATAAAACTAAACCTTGCAGCTTGcatataattattctttcaaAACCCACTGGAAGTTACATTCTCTTCATATCTTTACACCAATGGTATATGAAGTCAAGAAGAAAGGTTGTAAAATCCAAAAGGGATTTATGTTATTGCAGACACATATATGCCTCGCAGACAGCAAACTAGCAAGCTGCACGTACGGTTTCACTGGTACTGGCTTGCCAATTTACCCTCCTTCACAATGTAGTTTTGTGCAGGAAATTCTTCACCCTTGAAGTACCTCTCAAGCATATCCTTAACTCCAGCAGCATATCGTAGCTGCAATAAATTCCTCCAACTCAAGAAGTTCGAGATCTATATATGGAGGAAATTGAACAAAGAAATGGAAACTCAAAAGACAACAAGACAGTAGTAGTAGTACCTGTGCATCGATGGTGGTACCAGAAATATGAGGGGTCATAGCATTGTTTGGCATGTAACGCCATGGATGGTCCTTTGGAGATGGTTGCGGGTGCCAAACATCGCCACCATAACCTGGAGAATCATAAAACAGAACAAACCCATTTCTCAATCATAGGAGATTGACAAAAAATCCCTTCTTTTACCAATTTTGGACATGTTAGATGTCCTTGGTGAATATGGATTCATGGCATCAGAAACCattataaagaagaaaaagaaaagggaaagaattGCTTGTGCTAGATAGTTTTcttcatctatatataatagattttacCTCCAATTTGTCCACTATTGCAAGCATCAGCAACTGCTTGTGTGTCCATGATTGCTCCTCGAGCGTTGTTAACAATCAAAACTCCCTTCTTACACTTGGCAATCCTATCTTTGTCAAACAACCCTCTGAGTCACAAGATCAAAATTCCTGTAAGTTTGAATTTTGGTGTATAATCCAATATAATGATAGAGCTAGTATGTGAGATTTAAAACATGATATTATTCAACAGCAGAAGGATTAAATAAGCTACAAATTTAAAGGAGCCACCCTTCAAGAGATTCAATATACCTTGTCTTGTCAGTGAGGGGCATATTGATGACAATTATGTCACATTTGGGAAGCATTGCATCCAGATCCTCCTCAAACTTTGCCCCGATCTGCTTCTCCAGTTCAGGGTCCATCTTGAGACGATCATGATAAAGGAGATTACAGTTAAAAGGCTTCAGACGTTGAAGTAAAAGCCTCCCAATTCGTCCAGCACCAACAGTTCCAACTGTTTTTCCCTCCAGATCATAAGCCCTGTGAGCAATAGCCGCAACATTCCATTCCCCACTAATAGCCTGATGGTGTCCAGGTAAGAAGTTCCGGACAAGAACGAGAATCCTCAACATCTCATCTTCTGCAACAGAGACGGTGTTGCTTCCAGTGATCTCTGCAACTGTTAatccagcagcagcagcagcattcAAATCAATATGATCAGAGCCGATCCCAGCAGTGAGAAGAAGCTGCAAAT containing:
- the LOC108997022 gene encoding formate dehydrogenase, mitochondrial-like — translated: MGMTSAAMSALKTFASSGSTPLSSTFSRHLHASAGSKKIVGVFYKANEYAAMNPSFVGCVEGALGIREWLESQGHQYIVADDKEGPNCELEKHIPDLHVLISTPFHPAYVTAERIKKAKNLQLLLTAGIGSDHIDLNAAAAAGLTVAEITGSNTVSVAEDEMLRILVLVRNFLPGHHQAISGEWNVAAIAHRAYDLEGKTVGTVGAGRIGRLLLQRLKPFNCNLLYHDRLKMDPELEKQIGAKFEEDLDAMLPKCDIIVINMPLTDKTRGLFDKDRIAKCKKGVLIVNNARGAIMDTQAVADACNSGQIGGYGGDVWHPQPSPKDHPWRYMPNNAMTPHISGTTIDAQLRYAAGVKDMLERYFKGEEFPAQNYIVKEGKLASQYQ